One window of Candidatus Microthrix subdominans genomic DNA carries:
- a CDS encoding Rieske 2Fe-2S domain-containing protein has product MDGEEASDAMGVILIAVIVLVVLAAVMVLATALRRNSERAVGDLKGETLRNDRRQRKAKQGQSVPAGRMVEQSAEIERVSKEVVPASKAEVATFTPPDPETIGVTRRQFLNRSAVTLTAFSAATFGAASMVAFLWPTGSSGFGSKINMGKVADLESAIDGGGGFLYKPEARAWLVRFPSAALQKARSVYSPPELVGMEAGLLALYQKCPHLGCRVPDCGTSQWFECPCHGSQYNQVGEKKAGPAPRGMDRFAMEISGGNFVVNTGAIVEGPPIGTNTTGQEAEGPHCIGSAEE; this is encoded by the coding sequence GTGGACGGAGAGGAAGCGAGCGACGCCATGGGCGTGATCCTCATTGCAGTTATCGTTCTGGTCGTTCTGGCCGCCGTCATGGTCCTGGCCACCGCTTTGCGCCGCAACAGCGAGCGGGCCGTCGGCGACCTGAAGGGCGAGACGCTGCGCAACGACCGCCGTCAGCGCAAGGCCAAGCAGGGTCAGAGTGTGCCGGCCGGCCGCATGGTCGAGCAGAGCGCCGAGATCGAGCGTGTGTCCAAGGAGGTCGTTCCCGCCTCCAAGGCGGAGGTGGCCACCTTCACCCCGCCCGACCCCGAGACGATTGGCGTCACCCGTCGGCAGTTCCTCAACCGGTCGGCGGTCACGCTGACAGCGTTTAGCGCCGCCACGTTCGGAGCGGCCTCGATGGTGGCCTTCCTGTGGCCGACCGGCTCCAGCGGGTTCGGCTCCAAGATCAACATGGGCAAGGTTGCCGACCTCGAGTCGGCGATCGATGGGGGTGGCGGCTTTCTCTACAAGCCGGAAGCCCGTGCCTGGTTGGTCCGCTTTCCCAGCGCCGCCCTGCAGAAGGCCCGCAGCGTGTACAGCCCACCCGAGTTGGTCGGCATGGAAGCGGGCCTGCTCGCCCTCTACCAGAAGTGTCCCCACCTCGGTTGCCGCGTTCCCGACTGCGGCACCTCACAGTGGTTCGAGTGCCCCTGTCACGGCAGTCAGTACAACCAGGTCGGTGAAAAAAAGGCCGGCCCTGCCCCTCGTGGCATGGACCGCTTCGCCATGGAGATCTCCGGCGGCAACTTCGTTGTCAACACCGGAGCCATCGTCGAAGGCCCCCCGATCGGTACCAACACCACCGGCCAAGAGGCCGAGGGCCCGCACTGCATCGGCTCCGCCGAAGAGTGA
- a CDS encoding cytochrome b N-terminal domain-containing protein translates to MAKTMSSGGTQKLQERMTKLWADTQGSQAWNSIFRPGSIFRKGYSDSPRNRSYVVMNSVLYHLHPVKVKRHAVKVSYTLCLGGLSFFLFILLTVTGIFLMFFYRPTAAQAWGDIYQLQTSVTFGLLVRNMHRWGAHLMVLSVFLHMARVFYHGAYKAPREFNWVIGVILLTLTLLLSFTGYLLPWDQLALWAVTVGTNMMGYTPVFGQQVRFVLLGGGEIGSNTLLRWYVLHVLFFPFVTVIFMAIHFWRVRKDGGISGPL, encoded by the coding sequence GTGGCCAAGACCATGTCCTCCGGCGGCACTCAAAAGCTCCAAGAGCGGATGACGAAGCTGTGGGCCGATACCCAGGGTTCCCAAGCGTGGAACTCCATCTTCCGTCCGGGATCCATTTTCCGGAAGGGATACTCGGACAGCCCGAGAAACCGCAGCTATGTGGTGATGAACTCGGTGTTGTACCACCTACACCCGGTCAAGGTGAAGCGCCACGCGGTCAAGGTCAGCTACACGCTGTGCCTGGGTGGCCTGAGCTTCTTCCTGTTCATCCTGTTGACGGTGACCGGCATCTTCTTGATGTTCTTCTACCGGCCGACCGCCGCCCAGGCCTGGGGTGACATCTACCAGCTGCAGACCTCGGTCACGTTCGGGTTGTTGGTCAGAAACATGCATAGGTGGGGTGCCCACCTCATGGTGCTCTCGGTGTTCCTCCACATGGCCCGGGTCTTCTACCACGGCGCCTACAAGGCGCCTCGCGAGTTCAACTGGGTGATCGGCGTCATCTTGCTGACCCTCACCCTGCTGCTCAGCTTCACCGGCTACCTCCTGCCGTGGGATCAGCTGGCCCTGTGGGCGGTGACGGTGGGTACCAACATGATGGGCTACACGCCGGTGTTCGGTCAGCAGGTGCGTTTCGTGCTGCTGGGCGGAGGCGAGATCGGCTCCAATACACTGCTTCGATGGTACGTACTCCACGTCCTATTCTTCCCGTTCGTGACCGTGATCTTTATGGCTATCCACTTCTGGAGAGTCCGTAAGGACGGCGGCATCTCCGGACCGCTCTAG
- a CDS encoding c-type cytochrome → MTEIPEHLLARSRERRAALGLGGDDAGGSAAAPAPATSAAPATSAAATPAPAPAAAPPAPPKPPKPDLPWVAAAKRRRKVPAFAQAMLVGLPLWALIFAFTNDVPTSDELTPLASGAEVYGTNCAACHGAGGGGGSGPALAEGALLVTFPDPAEQVRWLYLGSDGWKTEVGPTYGGVNKAVGGGMPAWASLSGEELLDVTLHERTTLSGEEFNLEDWQAVLDDPILADKQAELQETLDKWEAEPPVE, encoded by the coding sequence GTGACCGAGATCCCCGAACACCTGCTGGCCCGCAGCCGTGAACGCCGCGCTGCGCTGGGCCTTGGCGGCGACGATGCCGGCGGCAGCGCCGCCGCACCGGCGCCGGCCACTTCGGCCGCTCCCGCAACGAGCGCGGCGGCCACCCCGGCCCCTGCGCCCGCCGCCGCTCCCCCGGCTCCGCCGAAGCCACCCAAGCCCGACCTTCCCTGGGTGGCGGCCGCCAAGCGGCGTCGCAAAGTCCCCGCCTTCGCCCAGGCGATGCTGGTCGGTCTGCCCCTCTGGGCGCTGATTTTCGCCTTCACCAACGATGTACCTACCTCCGACGAGCTCACGCCCTTGGCCTCGGGCGCAGAGGTGTACGGCACCAACTGCGCGGCATGTCACGGCGCCGGCGGCGGTGGCGGCAGCGGTCCCGCACTGGCCGAGGGTGCCCTGCTGGTCACCTTCCCCGATCCGGCCGAACAGGTGCGTTGGCTCTACCTGGGCTCGGACGGCTGGAAGACCGAGGTCGGTCCCACCTATGGCGGGGTCAACAAGGCGGTGGGCGGCGGCATGCCCGCCTGGGCCAGCCTGTCCGGCGAGGAACTGCTCGACGTCACCCTGCACGAGCGGACCACCCTGTCGGGCGAAGAGTTCAACCTCGAGGACTGGCAGGCCGTGCTCGATGACCCGATCTTGGCCGACAAGCAGGCTGAGCTCCAGGAGACGCTCGACAAGTGGGAAGCCGAGCCACCGGTCGAGTAA
- a CDS encoding geranylgeranyl reductase family protein, producing the protein MTATLTPADVAPNAPVPVSPIAGATAQPNGVPPEGGRRHQVLVIGGGPAGAATGYWLAKAGIDVAIVEKGVFPRDKTCGDGLTPRAVTQLQDMGLSDELERFHKYSGLRTIAHGRTMELAWPDHPIHPNYGYVVKRCDLDTFVADNAVAAGAVMHQGTEAVGPVFEGGQLMGATVKHKASGETYELRSDFVVVADGAKGRFGRALGTARNRAMPQGMAIRGYYESPLHADPWIESALDVRDRQGNAVPGYGWVFPLGDGTINVGIGLLSTFSGFKSVNTSHLMTEWAHTLPDYWGIDPTAPIEAPTGGRLPMGGSVNPKVGPNWLVAGDAGGSINPFNGEGIDYAYETGRIGARLLRESIEGGSAIPLQRYPQLLDDEYGLYFKVGRLFAQIIGRPALMHQLTRVGMRSRTLMEWVLAIMANLLRPDELGAAELAYKSAATIARVIPERV; encoded by the coding sequence ATGACCGCCACGCTCACCCCAGCCGACGTCGCCCCCAACGCGCCCGTTCCGGTGTCCCCGATCGCCGGTGCGACCGCTCAACCCAATGGCGTCCCACCCGAAGGTGGACGTCGACACCAGGTGCTCGTCATTGGGGGCGGACCAGCCGGCGCCGCGACCGGCTACTGGCTGGCCAAGGCCGGCATCGACGTCGCCATCGTCGAAAAGGGTGTTTTCCCTCGCGACAAGACATGTGGTGATGGGCTGACCCCCCGCGCTGTCACCCAGCTTCAGGACATGGGCCTGAGCGATGAGCTGGAGCGGTTCCACAAGTACTCGGGCCTTCGCACCATCGCCCACGGCCGCACGATGGAGCTGGCGTGGCCCGACCACCCGATCCACCCCAACTACGGCTACGTCGTGAAGCGCTGCGATCTGGACACCTTCGTCGCCGACAACGCCGTCGCCGCCGGAGCGGTGATGCACCAGGGCACCGAGGCAGTCGGCCCGGTCTTCGAGGGCGGCCAGTTGATGGGCGCCACCGTCAAGCACAAGGCGTCCGGCGAGACCTATGAGTTGCGCAGCGACTTCGTCGTCGTCGCCGACGGCGCCAAAGGCCGCTTCGGCCGGGCGCTCGGCACCGCCAGAAACCGCGCGATGCCCCAGGGTATGGCGATCCGTGGCTATTACGAGAGCCCGCTGCACGCCGACCCGTGGATCGAATCCGCCCTCGACGTGCGCGACCGTCAGGGCAACGCGGTGCCCGGCTACGGATGGGTCTTCCCGCTGGGCGACGGCACGATCAACGTCGGCATCGGACTGTTGTCCACCTTCTCGGGTTTTAAATCGGTCAACACCAGCCACCTGATGACCGAGTGGGCTCACACCCTGCCCGACTACTGGGGCATCGACCCCACCGCCCCGATCGAGGCGCCCACCGGCGGGCGCCTGCCGATGGGCGGCTCGGTCAACCCCAAGGTCGGCCCCAACTGGCTGGTGGCCGGCGACGCCGGCGGCTCGATCAACCCGTTCAACGGCGAGGGTATCGATTACGCCTACGAGACCGGCCGCATCGGCGCCCGGCTGCTACGCGAGAGCATCGAGGGCGGCTCAGCCATCCCCCTTCAGCGCTACCCGCAGCTGCTCGATGACGAGTACGGGTTGTATTTCAAGGTCGGCCGTCTGTTCGCCCAGATCATCGGTCGACCGGCACTCATGCATCAGCTCACCCGGGTGGGCATGCGCAGCCGCACGTTGATGGAGTGGGTCCTGGCGATCATGGCCAACCTGCTGCGCCCCGACGAGCTGGGTGCGGCCGAGCTGGCCTACAAGTCGGCTGCCACGATCGCACGGGTCATCCCCGAACGGGTGTAG
- a CDS encoding menaquinol-cytochrome c reductase cytochrome b subunit, with amino-acid sequence MTEVPEHLLKRAQAARDKAKTEAPADAGGGDAAPAGDSRIPAHLLERSKAAKAKQAGGGDAAGVAPTGGGTAVATAPPPGPPTAAGPGGHTQRLLTVVKSGSIQDVKAKPMDKVHTWPHLLLIEFVAALLVTAFLLIFSWVVNAPLQDLANFNQTPNPSKAPWYFLGLQELLTMFHPMVAGVTIPGMGIFLLILAPYIDKNPSNKPEFRKFAIALMTVHLMFWGVLTIIGSFFRGPGFNFTLPWRDGIFFEF; translated from the coding sequence ATGACCGAAGTTCCCGAACATCTCCTCAAGCGGGCTCAAGCCGCCCGCGACAAGGCCAAGACCGAGGCGCCCGCTGATGCGGGCGGCGGCGATGCTGCCCCGGCAGGTGACAGCCGTATCCCGGCGCACTTGTTGGAGCGCTCCAAGGCCGCCAAGGCCAAGCAGGCCGGCGGCGGCGACGCAGCCGGCGTGGCGCCCACCGGTGGTGGCACGGCGGTAGCGACCGCTCCGCCCCCAGGGCCTCCGACGGCCGCCGGCCCGGGTGGACACACCCAGCGCCTGCTCACCGTGGTGAAGTCCGGCTCGATCCAGGACGTCAAGGCCAAGCCGATGGACAAGGTCCACACTTGGCCACACCTCCTGCTCATCGAGTTCGTAGCAGCCCTCTTGGTGACGGCGTTCCTGTTGATCTTCTCCTGGGTGGTCAACGCTCCGCTGCAGGATCTGGCCAACTTCAACCAGACGCCCAACCCCTCGAAGGCTCCCTGGTACTTCTTGGGCCTTCAGGAACTGCTGACGATGTTCCACCCGATGGTCGCCGGCGTGACCATTCCCGGCATGGGCATCTTCCTGTTGATCCTGGCGCCGTACATCGACAAGAACCCGTCGAACAAGCCGGAGTTCCGGAAGTTCGCCATCGCGTTGATGACCGTGCACCTGATGTTCTGGGGCGTCCTGACCATCATCGGTTCGTTCTTCCGGGGACCCGGCTTCAACTTCACGCTGCCGTGGCGTGACGGCATCTTCTTCGAGTTCTGA
- a CDS encoding 4Fe-4S dicluster domain-containing protein → MAVTDANPPLPEFVDDYVLQEVDADYLGRAVKPKQFIHIDQSECIMCEGCVDICPWKCIHMVTPDAIEEAIDTEQPGQDPSDQVMFLIDDDVCTRCALCVDRCPTGVIILGKIGAPAAGGDQHQRTPTHGYGYGMRLG, encoded by the coding sequence ATGGCTGTCACCGATGCCAACCCACCGCTTCCCGAGTTCGTCGACGACTACGTGCTCCAGGAGGTCGACGCCGACTACCTGGGCCGGGCGGTCAAGCCCAAGCAGTTCATCCACATTGACCAGTCCGAATGCATCATGTGCGAAGGCTGCGTGGACATCTGCCCGTGGAAGTGCATCCACATGGTCACCCCGGACGCGATCGAGGAGGCCATCGACACCGAGCAGCCCGGTCAGGATCCGTCCGACCAGGTGATGTTTCTCATCGATGACGACGTGTGCACCCGGTGCGCACTGTGCGTCGACCGATGCCCGACGGGCGTCATCATCCTCGGCAAGATCGGGGCTCCCGCCGCCGGCGGCGACCAACATCAGCGCACCCCAACCCATGGCTACGGCTATGGGATGCGGCTGGGCTGA
- a CDS encoding flippase-like domain-containing protein — MSRPKPTAPAAVYSSGGTPAEEELLGYQRSPVDLLRVCIFAVIAAALIVVMLLVQDSVVRLEGDAVRFLDRLPGTIERIIHGSLEWLGFVVIGAIVLVPLVTKRFRLFGYVFVADVFAIGAMALVLHFVDRSTPKAIVAQLTARDGITVATTSGALGIAVWTASFIVLGPFVVSRWRRAANIGITVLVVIRLFVSYNLPGTLIMALPSGATIGAAVLYAFGRPDRRPSAARITKALVNDGLAVRQLSILATDTPGSTRCEAVLEDGSQLHVRVSGEERRAADLLNRLYRFIRYKHAGDDRPFASLEQSIEHEALMAYVARDAGVRTPGVRAVAPTGLDSVLIAYDRVEGCRIDELDAGTLGDAALDDAGVRDAFAQLAAMRGRRVAHRRVGQSTLIVGAEGSVSLVDFAFGTLAADDSLLAGDVAQALVAIALIAGAKRTTPIAIDVLGSDAVVAALPRLQPQALAQPTREALRRHKGLLDDLQRQIREATDVEDVQLAQLERVDKKTVLMLVVLAAATYAMLPQIANVPKMVQRLGEANWWWMPVIATFTAVTYVGGAAGLAGAVPIRLRPGPLTVSQLAASFTGTLAPAGVGGMALSARFLQKQGVDKAVAVSAVGLTTVAGFLVHMSMLAIFVIWAGRRAFRGVSLPKPESLLIGLAVVAVLAGLALLVPATRRLLRERVWPTIKRSADGVSDVVRRPAKMLELFGGSALVTFGNMFALYFAVVALGGGLPLASIGAVYLIGASVASVAPTPGGMGAIEAALVSGLVAAGLTNAAAVPAVILFRLITFWLPNLPGWIGFRWLQRHEYI; from the coding sequence ATGTCGAGACCGAAGCCGACCGCCCCCGCCGCCGTGTACTCGAGCGGCGGAACCCCGGCCGAAGAGGAACTGCTCGGGTACCAGCGCTCGCCCGTCGACCTGCTCCGGGTGTGCATCTTTGCCGTCATCGCTGCAGCGCTGATCGTGGTGATGCTCCTCGTCCAGGATTCGGTCGTGCGACTCGAAGGCGATGCCGTCCGGTTTCTCGACCGGCTGCCCGGCACGATCGAGCGGATCATCCACGGGTCGCTCGAATGGCTGGGCTTCGTCGTCATCGGGGCCATCGTGCTCGTCCCCCTCGTCACGAAGCGTTTCCGGTTGTTCGGCTACGTGTTCGTCGCCGACGTCTTCGCGATCGGTGCGATGGCCCTCGTCCTGCACTTCGTCGACCGCAGTACCCCCAAGGCGATCGTCGCCCAGCTGACCGCACGCGACGGCATCACGGTGGCGACGACCTCGGGAGCGCTGGGCATCGCCGTCTGGACCGCATCGTTCATCGTGCTCGGCCCCTTTGTCGTGTCGCGTTGGCGTCGGGCCGCCAATATTGGGATCACCGTCCTGGTCGTCATCCGCCTGTTCGTCTCCTACAACCTGCCCGGCACCCTGATCATGGCCCTCCCGAGTGGAGCCACGATCGGGGCTGCTGTGCTGTACGCCTTCGGGCGGCCCGATCGCCGCCCGAGCGCAGCGAGGATCACGAAGGCGCTGGTCAACGACGGCTTGGCCGTGCGGCAGCTCAGCATCCTCGCTACCGACACCCCCGGATCGACCCGGTGCGAAGCGGTGCTCGAGGATGGCTCGCAGCTGCACGTCCGAGTGTCCGGGGAGGAACGCCGGGCCGCCGACCTGCTCAATCGGCTGTACCGGTTTATCCGCTACAAGCACGCCGGGGACGACCGCCCGTTCGCCTCGCTGGAGCAGAGCATCGAACACGAAGCGCTGATGGCCTACGTCGCAAGGGACGCCGGGGTTCGAACACCCGGGGTGCGCGCCGTCGCCCCGACAGGGCTGGACTCGGTGCTGATCGCCTACGACAGGGTCGAAGGGTGCCGGATCGACGAACTCGACGCAGGGACGCTCGGCGACGCTGCCCTCGACGACGCCGGGGTGCGCGACGCGTTCGCGCAGCTAGCCGCCATGAGAGGACGCCGCGTTGCGCACCGGCGCGTGGGGCAGAGCACCCTCATCGTCGGGGCGGAGGGCAGCGTGTCGCTGGTCGACTTCGCCTTCGGCACGCTGGCGGCGGACGACTCGCTTCTCGCCGGTGATGTTGCGCAGGCACTCGTCGCCATCGCCCTGATCGCCGGGGCGAAACGCACGACCCCCATCGCTATCGACGTGCTCGGTAGCGACGCAGTCGTCGCCGCTCTCCCCCGACTACAACCCCAGGCGCTGGCCCAACCCACTCGGGAAGCACTGCGTCGGCACAAGGGCCTGCTCGACGACCTGCAACGCCAGATTCGGGAAGCGACCGACGTCGAGGACGTACAGCTCGCTCAGCTGGAACGGGTCGACAAGAAGACCGTGCTGATGCTGGTCGTTCTCGCCGCCGCGACCTACGCCATGCTCCCGCAGATCGCCAACGTGCCCAAGATGGTCCAACGGCTCGGCGAGGCCAACTGGTGGTGGATGCCCGTGATCGCCACCTTCACCGCCGTCACCTACGTCGGCGGGGCCGCCGGACTGGCGGGCGCCGTGCCCATACGTCTGCGACCCGGGCCGCTCACCGTTTCACAGCTGGCTGCGTCCTTTACGGGCACCCTGGCGCCGGCAGGGGTGGGCGGTATGGCGCTCAGCGCCCGCTTCCTCCAAAAGCAGGGCGTCGACAAGGCTGTGGCTGTGTCGGCGGTGGGCCTCACCACCGTGGCCGGCTTCCTCGTCCACATGTCGATGCTCGCCATCTTCGTTATCTGGGCAGGCCGTCGCGCATTCCGCGGCGTCTCGCTCCCCAAGCCGGAATCGCTGCTCATCGGGCTTGCTGTCGTCGCCGTGTTGGCCGGCCTCGCACTGCTGGTGCCGGCCACACGTCGGCTCTTGCGCGAGCGCGTCTGGCCGACCATCAAGCGATCCGCCGATGGCGTCTCCGACGTCGTGCGCCGTCCGGCCAAGATGCTGGAGCTGTTCGGCGGATCCGCGCTGGTGACGTTCGGCAACATGTTCGCCCTGTACTTCGCCGTCGTGGCCCTCGGCGGCGGCCTGCCGCTGGCCTCGATCGGAGCGGTCTACCTGATCGGTGCCAGCGTGGCATCGGTGGCGCCGACCCCGGGGGGCATGGGCGCCATCGAGGCCGCATTGGTCAGCGGGCTGGTCGCTGCCGGCCTGACCAACGCCGCAGCGGTGCCAGCGGTCATCCTGTTTCGCCTAATCACCTTTTGGCTGCCCAACCTTCCCGGCTGGATCGGGTTTCGCTGGCTCCAGCGCCACGAGTACATCTGA
- a CDS encoding sugar transferase, with amino-acid sequence MATEAVGTRQSHFAGQLVDFDFRSPSLGHPGLAAKVVLATVDTVVMLASSLVVMLVVARLGGWGPGDWRRHLALLVLSVPVWPTVFVQHKLYTTRFVARLIDEVRRGAHAIFIGIVALVVIASLFDLAISRGYFAGLLVVGNLALGAERYAARRIFARRRYRGASTKRVLMVGTSAEAQALAAMFVIEKHLGYEVVAFVDDDPDAPETIDGIPVYHQSEDLVELADAKEAQGVIIATTAMSLERSNRLVRELSEARLHVEITWPLRDIASHRLTVRPLGRFPVAYVEPVARYGWRTAAKRSFDLLLAGLGLVLASPFLLCAAVAIKLTSPGPVLFRQTRVGQHARPFEVLKLRTMVIDAEARLAELDKLNEADGPMFKMSGDPRITRVGRWLRRASFDELPQLWNVMRGEMSLVGPRPALASEMAEWDPELYNRLRVKPGITGMWQVNGRSNTSFADYQRLDLYYVDNWSILVDVGILAKTLPVVLSSRGAM; translated from the coding sequence ATGGCGACAGAAGCGGTTGGGACGCGGCAATCCCACTTTGCGGGACAGCTGGTCGACTTCGACTTTCGGTCGCCCTCCCTCGGCCACCCGGGGCTTGCCGCCAAGGTGGTGTTGGCGACCGTCGATACGGTCGTGATGTTGGCCAGCTCGCTGGTCGTGATGCTCGTCGTAGCTCGGTTGGGTGGGTGGGGGCCCGGGGACTGGCGCCGGCACCTGGCGTTGTTGGTGCTGTCGGTCCCCGTGTGGCCGACGGTGTTCGTGCAGCACAAGCTGTACACCACCCGGTTTGTCGCCAGACTGATCGACGAGGTTCGGCGCGGCGCCCACGCCATCTTCATCGGCATCGTGGCGCTGGTCGTGATCGCCTCGCTGTTCGACCTGGCGATCTCGCGCGGCTATTTCGCCGGGCTGCTGGTGGTCGGCAACCTGGCGCTGGGGGCCGAGCGCTACGCGGCCCGGCGGATCTTTGCCCGTCGTCGTTACCGGGGGGCATCGACCAAGCGCGTGCTCATGGTCGGCACGAGCGCTGAGGCCCAGGCGCTGGCGGCCATGTTCGTCATCGAGAAACACCTCGGCTACGAGGTGGTCGCCTTCGTTGACGACGACCCCGATGCCCCCGAGACGATCGATGGCATCCCGGTGTATCACCAGAGCGAGGACTTGGTGGAGTTGGCCGATGCCAAAGAGGCTCAGGGCGTGATCATCGCCACCACGGCGATGAGCCTGGAACGCTCCAACCGCTTGGTTCGGGAGTTGTCCGAGGCGCGGTTGCACGTCGAGATCACCTGGCCGCTGCGCGACATCGCCTCCCATCGACTCACCGTGCGGCCGCTCGGTCGATTTCCCGTCGCCTACGTCGAGCCGGTGGCGCGTTACGGCTGGCGGACCGCAGCGAAGCGAAGCTTCGACCTGCTGCTCGCCGGCTTGGGCCTTGTTCTCGCATCGCCGTTTCTGCTGTGTGCTGCTGTGGCGATCAAGCTGACCTCGCCTGGGCCGGTGCTGTTTCGCCAGACCCGGGTGGGGCAGCATGCCCGGCCATTCGAGGTGCTGAAGCTGCGGACGATGGTCATCGATGCCGAAGCCCGACTGGCCGAACTCGACAAGCTGAACGAGGCCGACGGTCCAATGTTCAAGATGAGCGGCGACCCGCGCATCACGCGGGTCGGTCGCTGGTTGCGTCGGGCCTCGTTTGATGAGTTGCCTCAGCTCTGGAACGTCATGCGGGGGGAGATGAGCCTGGTGGGCCCCCGCCCGGCCCTGGCCTCGGAGATGGCCGAGTGGGACCCCGAGCTGTATAACCGACTGCGGGTCAAGCCCGGCATCACGGGGATGTGGCAGGTCAACGGTCGCAGCAACACGTCCTTTGCCGACTACCAGCGTCTCGACCTGTATTACGTCGATAACTGGTCGATCCTGGTCGACGTTGGCATCCTGGCCAAGACCCTGCCAGTGGTGTTGTCGTCGCGAGGAGCGATGTAG
- a CDS encoding DUF4916 domain-containing protein: protein MAESGWLSPERLGSARDSVPMVYVNAVPVRVNTAGEVVEVGLLLRMLPDGSMSRAVVSGRVLYGERVRDALLRHLAKDLGADAEPRLPASIAPFTVVEYFPDREVTGFHDPRQHAISLAYVVPVGGPCSPAQDALDLAWITPEEAISVATGGEMANGQGRLIRMALAHAAALP from the coding sequence TTGGCCGAGTCGGGTTGGCTCAGCCCTGAGCGGCTGGGTTCGGCCCGTGACTCGGTGCCGATGGTGTACGTCAACGCCGTGCCGGTTCGGGTCAACACCGCCGGCGAGGTGGTCGAGGTGGGCCTGCTGTTGCGCATGTTGCCCGACGGCTCGATGAGCCGGGCGGTCGTCTCCGGGAGGGTCCTGTACGGGGAGCGGGTGCGCGACGCCCTGCTGCGGCACCTTGCCAAAGACCTGGGGGCCGACGCCGAGCCCCGGCTGCCGGCCTCGATTGCCCCCTTCACCGTTGTGGAGTACTTCCCGGACCGGGAGGTCACCGGCTTCCACGATCCTCGCCAGCATGCGATCAGCCTGGCCTACGTCGTGCCGGTTGGCGGCCCGTGCTCGCCGGCCCAGGATGCCCTCGACCTTGCCTGGATCACCCCCGAGGAAGCAATCTCAGTGGCGACCGGCGGCGAGATGGCCAACGGCCAGGGACGCCTCATCCGCATGGCACTCGCCCACGCAGCCGCCCTGCCCTGA